A region from the Parasphingopyxis sp. CP4 genome encodes:
- a CDS encoding cytochrome b/b6, which produces MSFPWAEQYTPKNPFMKWMDERLPLPRLVYNSVGAGYPVPRNLNYFWNFGVLAGLALVIQIVTGVILAMHYAANADIAFASVEHIMRNVNSGWLLRYLHANGASFFFLVVYIHIFRGLYYGSYKAPREMVWLLGLVIFLLMMATAFMGYVLPWGQMSFWATQVITGLFAAIPLVGESIQQWLLGGFAPDNAALNRFFSLHYLLPFVIAGCIILHIWALHLPGSSNPTGIDVKGPQDTLPFHPYYTAKDGFGVGIFLILLAIMTFFAPNYLGHADNYIEANPLSTPAHIVPEWYFWPFYAILRAFTVDFILPAKLWGVLAMFASILLLFFLPWLDKSPVRSGKFRPKFKIWFWVLIADIALLGYLGGAPAEEPYVMLSQIGSIYYFAHFLIILPLISRTERPSPLPNSITEAVLGKDTTAAQPAAAE; this is translated from the coding sequence ATGAGTTTCCCCTGGGCAGAACAATATACCCCGAAAAATCCGTTCATGAAGTGGATGGACGAGCGGCTGCCATTGCCGCGGCTCGTTTATAACTCCGTTGGTGCCGGCTATCCGGTTCCGCGGAACCTGAACTATTTCTGGAACTTCGGTGTCCTTGCCGGCCTCGCGCTGGTCATCCAGATCGTCACCGGTGTGATCCTGGCGATGCACTATGCCGCGAACGCCGATATCGCTTTTGCTTCGGTTGAGCATATCATGCGGAACGTAAATTCCGGCTGGCTGCTCCGCTATCTGCACGCCAACGGGGCGAGTTTCTTCTTCCTGGTGGTCTATATCCACATTTTCCGCGGTCTCTATTACGGTTCCTACAAGGCGCCGCGCGAGATGGTCTGGCTGCTGGGCCTTGTGATCTTCCTCTTGATGATGGCCACCGCTTTCATGGGCTATGTGCTTCCCTGGGGTCAGATGAGCTTCTGGGCGACCCAGGTTATCACCGGCCTGTTTGCCGCGATCCCGCTTGTCGGTGAATCGATCCAGCAATGGCTGCTCGGCGGATTTGCGCCGGATAATGCTGCGCTCAATCGTTTCTTCTCGCTGCACTATCTGCTGCCATTTGTGATTGCCGGCTGCATCATCCTGCACATCTGGGCGTTGCATCTTCCCGGATCGAGCAACCCGACCGGTATCGATGTGAAAGGGCCGCAGGATACGCTGCCATTCCATCCTTACTATACCGCGAAGGACGGTTTCGGCGTTGGCATATTCCTGATCCTGCTTGCGATCATGACATTCTTTGCGCCGAACTATCTCGGCCATGCCGACAATTATATCGAGGCGAACCCGCTCTCGACGCCGGCTCATATTGTTCCGGAATGGTATTTCTGGCCCTTCTACGCGATCCTGCGAGCCTTCACGGTAGACTTCATCCTGCCGGCCAAGCTGTGGGGCGTATTGGCGATGTTCGCATCGATCCTGTTGCTCTTCTTCCTGCCATGGCTCGACAAGTCACCGGTGCGTTCGGGCAAGTTCCGGCCGAAGTTCAAGATCTGGTTCTGGGTCCTGATCGCCGACATTGCCTTGCTCGGTTATCTGGGCGGCGCGCCGGCTGAAGAGCCTTATGTAATGCTCAGCCAGATCGGCTCGATCTACTATTTCGCACATTTCCTGATCATCCTGCCTTTGATTTCACGGACGGAGCGGCCCTCGCCGTTGCCCAACTCGATCACCGAGGCCGTGCTTGGCAAAGACACCACTGCGGCCCAGCCCGCAGCGGCCGAATAA